A genomic segment from Syntrophotalea acetylenivorans encodes:
- a CDS encoding tetrathionate reductase family octaheme c-type cytochrome — translation MQAAVDKAEDGGVALGRVKARQVSSKPVRWVTADHSAHPILQQEFKSPEEVTKACLSCHNEAAHQVHQTIHWTWKDPADGEGLMGKNGLTLNNFCISIHSNEPRCTSCHVGYGWKDASFDFSSEEKVDCLVCHERTGTYKKFPTKAGYPVKEATKFGKKTFVPPDYRLISASVGRPSRENCGVCHFFGGGGDAVKHGDLDSSLFNPSRDLDVHMNAEGSNFNCQRCHTTEAHFISGRTYKQPAFTERKSLIEDDLVKLISCESCHTEKPHRSGHKANDHTDKVACQTCHIPAFARVIPTKMQWDWSQAGRKKNGKPYKVKGESGKPSYDTKKGSFVWEKDVVPEYFWYNGRMDYLLLTDTIDATRVVKLNRVLGDKDDADSRITPFKVHRGKQPYDKGNSTMAVPHLFGKDQSAYWKSYDWNQAIAAGMQAAKLDYSGEYGFVETEYHYPITHMVAPAENSLQCVDCHAEQGRLATLSGFYMPGRDRQPLVDTIGWLAVAFALLGVAGHGLMRLVSGKKRE, via the coding sequence ATGCAAGCAGCCGTGGATAAAGCCGAAGACGGTGGTGTGGCTCTTGGTCGGGTCAAGGCTCGCCAAGTCTCTTCTAAACCGGTTCGCTGGGTGACGGCCGATCATAGCGCCCACCCTATATTGCAGCAGGAATTCAAATCGCCGGAAGAGGTTACAAAAGCCTGTCTCTCCTGTCATAACGAGGCCGCCCACCAGGTCCATCAGACCATTCATTGGACCTGGAAAGACCCTGCTGACGGAGAAGGGCTGATGGGCAAGAATGGCCTGACGCTTAATAACTTTTGTATTTCCATCCACTCCAATGAACCGCGCTGTACTTCCTGTCATGTGGGTTATGGCTGGAAGGATGCCTCCTTCGACTTTAGCAGCGAAGAAAAGGTGGATTGCCTGGTTTGCCATGAACGGACGGGTACTTATAAAAAATTTCCTACCAAGGCCGGTTACCCGGTAAAGGAAGCGACTAAATTCGGCAAAAAGACATTTGTGCCGCCGGATTATCGACTTATTTCTGCTTCCGTCGGTCGGCCTTCCCGTGAAAACTGTGGAGTTTGCCATTTCTTTGGCGGCGGCGGAGACGCAGTCAAACATGGTGATCTCGATTCCTCCCTGTTCAATCCCAGCCGTGACCTTGATGTGCATATGAACGCCGAGGGTAGTAATTTTAACTGTCAGCGCTGCCACACAACAGAGGCTCATTTTATCTCCGGCCGCACCTACAAACAGCCGGCCTTTACCGAACGCAAAAGCCTGATCGAGGACGACCTGGTCAAACTTATCTCCTGCGAATCCTGCCACACGGAAAAACCTCACAGGTCGGGTCATAAGGCCAACGACCATACGGATAAGGTGGCCTGTCAGACCTGTCATATCCCGGCCTTTGCCCGGGTTATCCCGACCAAGATGCAATGGGACTGGTCCCAGGCCGGGCGTAAGAAAAACGGCAAGCCCTATAAGGTCAAGGGGGAATCAGGCAAACCTTCCTACGATACCAAAAAGGGCAGCTTCGTCTGGGAGAAGGATGTTGTTCCGGAATATTTCTGGTACAACGGTCGCATGGACTATCTGCTGTTAACGGACACGATCGACGCCACCCGGGTAGTCAAACTCAATCGGGTGCTGGGTGATAAAGACGATGCCGATTCCCGGATTACGCCTTTTAAGGTACATCGGGGTAAGCAACCCTACGATAAGGGCAACAGTACGATGGCCGTTCCGCACCTGTTCGGTAAGGATCAGTCCGCCTATTGGAAGAGCTACGACTGGAACCAGGCTATTGCTGCCGGTATGCAGGCGGCAAAGCTGGATTACAGCGGCGAATATGGATTTGTCGAGACCGAATACCATTATCCCATTACTCACATGGTGGCTCCGGCTGAAAACTCTTTGCAGTGCGTCGATTGCCATGCGGAGCAGGGGCGACTTGCCACTTTGAGCGGTTTTTACATGCCCGGGCGAGACCGGCAACCCCTGGTAGACACCATCGGCTGGCTGGCGGTGGCGTTTGCGTTGCTGGGTGTGGCCGGCCACGGTTTGATGCGGTTGGTTTCAGGAAAGAAAAGGGAGTAG
- a CDS encoding GGDEF domain-containing protein — MPKTAASIDFDPRLRDNPRVLLRKFLWTGLLCLTAVLLLATYGVYRAYSWRLIESAHTEAKATCQVLLVKEKKLLIDINEKGHAELKLEDSEKANFGKRLHKYFQPFAIDFIRIWDLQRRVVDHTGDENNTRQTVIPPALDKSLAGESFSFLGKESDIGLGGKDREKATNQVISFLPIWGKNKEVLGAIEIRRSIKSYRAKIRREVAFFALSLGTALLALFGCVYFLVVKGANRLTQTQQILHLLATTDPLTGLYNRREIFARASDIFSKEQESKPHNTLLNFGLLILDFDNFKRINDTYGHPIGDRILQELASRLQAALRPYDILGRVGGEEFMVVLPESNLEQCQDIAERLCKTVRDNPFEIDGLLVRGSISIGGATAHPLDRELEAVLQRADKRLYQAKTRGKDRASWTDDAVCSSRLSELTNI, encoded by the coding sequence ATGCCCAAGACTGCTGCCAGCATTGACTTTGATCCGCGGCTCAGGGACAACCCACGCGTCCTGTTGCGCAAATTCCTTTGGACCGGTCTGCTGTGTCTGACCGCTGTTCTGTTGTTGGCAACCTATGGTGTTTATCGAGCCTACAGTTGGCGCCTCATTGAAAGCGCACATACCGAGGCAAAAGCCACCTGTCAGGTGCTGCTGGTCAAAGAGAAAAAACTGCTGATCGATATTAATGAAAAGGGCCACGCTGAACTGAAACTAGAAGACTCCGAAAAGGCCAACTTTGGAAAACGCCTGCACAAATACTTTCAGCCTTTTGCCATTGATTTTATAAGAATCTGGGATTTGCAACGCCGGGTGGTCGATCACACTGGAGATGAAAACAATACCAGGCAAACTGTTATTCCCCCGGCGCTGGATAAGTCCCTGGCAGGGGAAAGTTTCTCGTTTCTAGGCAAAGAAAGCGATATCGGTCTCGGGGGAAAGGATAGAGAAAAAGCGACAAACCAGGTAATCAGCTTTCTACCGATTTGGGGGAAAAACAAAGAGGTTCTGGGGGCTATCGAGATTCGGCGGAGCATCAAAAGCTACCGCGCAAAGATCCGCCGTGAAGTAGCCTTTTTTGCCCTATCGCTGGGAACAGCGCTCCTCGCTCTATTCGGCTGCGTTTATTTCCTGGTGGTCAAAGGCGCGAATCGCCTGACCCAAACCCAGCAGATCCTGCATTTATTAGCCACAACCGATCCCTTGACCGGCCTTTATAACCGCCGAGAAATCTTTGCAAGGGCCAGTGACATTTTTTCAAAAGAACAGGAAAGCAAGCCGCACAATACACTACTGAATTTTGGGCTTCTGATACTCGATTTTGATAATTTTAAAAGAATCAATGACACCTATGGTCATCCCATAGGCGACCGGATTCTGCAGGAGTTGGCAAGCCGCCTTCAAGCCGCTTTACGCCCCTACGACATTTTAGGGCGAGTAGGCGGCGAAGAGTTTATGGTCGTACTGCCAGAAAGCAACCTTGAGCAGTGTCAGGACATAGCGGAACGTTTATGCAAAACAGTGCGAGACAACCCCTTTGAAATAGACGGGTTGCTGGTTCGCGGTTCGATCAGTATCGGCGGAGCCACGGCCCACCCTCTGGACCGGGAATTGGAGGCCGTACTGCAAAGAGCCGATAAACGACTCTATCAGGCCAAAACCCGTGGCAAAGATCGCGCATCCTGGACCGATGATGCGGTATGTAGCTCCCGCCTGTCGGAGCTGACAAATATTTAG
- a CDS encoding cytochrome b/b6 domain-containing protein, whose protein sequence is MTISKLYLYTRFERFWHWMQGMLILLLIVTGFEVHGVYRLLGFETAFAVHNLCAWAWLVLYAFIVFWIVTTGEWKHYVPTFSKMFEVIRYYTSGIFRGEAHPVPKSERVKHNPLQRITYLGIVSLLVPFQMVTGFIYYYYNRWPQFGWNWTLSTVAVLHTIGAFAFLVYLIVHVYMITTGHTLGSHLKAMFTGYENIAGGD, encoded by the coding sequence ATGACCATATCTAAACTATATCTCTATACCCGCTTTGAGCGTTTTTGGCACTGGATGCAGGGCATGCTTATCCTGCTGCTGATTGTCACCGGTTTTGAAGTTCATGGCGTTTATCGGCTTTTGGGTTTCGAGACCGCTTTCGCTGTACATAACCTATGTGCCTGGGCCTGGCTGGTTCTTTATGCCTTCATTGTCTTCTGGATCGTTACCACCGGTGAATGGAAGCACTACGTGCCTACATTTTCCAAAATGTTCGAAGTTATCCGTTACTACACCTCTGGAATTTTTCGTGGCGAGGCTCATCCCGTGCCCAAGTCGGAGAGGGTCAAACACAATCCATTGCAGCGTATCACCTACCTTGGTATCGTTTCGCTTCTGGTCCCCTTTCAGATGGTGACGGGGTTTATTTATTATTACTATAATCGCTGGCCCCAATTCGGTTGGAATTGGACCCTTTCCACCGTAGCGGTTTTGCACACCATTGGCGCATTTGCCTTTCTTGTGTATCTGATAGTTCATGTCTACATGATCACTACCGGCCACACCCTCGGCTCGCATCTGAAGGCCATGTTTACTGGCTATGAGAATATCGCGGGCGGTGATTAA
- a CDS encoding VOC family protein yields MKYDMIHTCIRVMDLKKSEQFYQQAFGFEISRRKDFPDYKFTLSYLRSPGGQFELELTWNHDQTEPYEIGNGYSHLAVGVKDLETSHKRHEAQGFNPKPLKGLAGGEAKFYFIADPDGYLVEVVRT; encoded by the coding sequence ATGAAATACGATATGATTCACACCTGTATTCGGGTCATGGACCTGAAAAAATCGGAACAATTCTACCAACAAGCCTTTGGCTTCGAAATCTCCCGACGAAAAGACTTCCCCGACTACAAATTCACCCTCTCCTATCTGCGTAGCCCCGGTGGCCAATTTGAACTAGAGTTGACCTGGAACCACGACCAAACCGAACCCTATGAAATAGGTAACGGCTATTCCCATCTGGCTGTGGGTGTCAAAGACCTTGAGACTTCTCACAAACGCCACGAAGCGCAAGGTTTCAACCCCAAGCCTCTCAAAGGGTTGGCGGGCGGTGAAGCGAAATTTTATTTTATTGCCGACCCTGACGGTTATCTGGTCGAAGTAGTTAGAACCTGA
- a CDS encoding ACT domain-containing protein: MSASRFVITVIGMDRVGIVAGVTRVMAEHSVNIADIRQTTMSDLFTMIMLAEVEAEEFDLAAFQAAMSAIGKDLGVEINVQHEDAFRFMHRI, from the coding sequence ATGTCAGCAAGTCGTTTTGTTATTACGGTTATCGGTATGGACAGGGTAGGTATTGTCGCGGGGGTGACCCGGGTGATGGCCGAACACAGTGTCAATATCGCCGATATTCGCCAGACTACTATGAGCGATCTGTTTACCATGATTATGCTTGCCGAGGTTGAGGCAGAGGAGTTTGATCTGGCAGCTTTTCAGGCAGCTATGTCCGCCATCGGTAAGGACTTGGGTGTCGAAATCAATGTTCAGCATGAAGATGCATTCCGCTTCATGCACAGGATCTGA
- a CDS encoding inorganic phosphate transporter yields MSTELLLIGVGILAVIAILDIMVGVSNDAVNFLNSSIGSRVAPRATIMVIASFGIMAGVTFSSGMMEVARKGIFHPQYFTMPELLTIFLAVMITDIILLDLFNTYGLPTSTTVSVVFELLGAAVAVSLLKIMQAGESFASIAQYINSAKAITIIMGILLSVAISFVLGAIVQLLTRLLFTFDYQKRLKRYGALWGGVAMSSIAYFILVKGAKGASFMTKENLLWIKSNTPLLLLIIFLVSAIFLQIWQMLRFNILKPIVLVGTFALAMAFAANDLVNFIGVPLAGFQAFKTATATANPLTATMGALGMKAQANTLFLLLAGGIMVLTLWLSKKARTVTETELSLSQQDEGNERFESIFLSRALVRLVLHIFETACLIIPKGLRSVISHRLDTRAAAAHLGGDERPSFDLLRASVNLMVASAVVSYATSNKLPLSTTYVTFMVAMGSSFADRAWGRDSAVYRVTGVLAVIGGWFMTAIIAFTFAGLFATIIFYGKGFGVLFLLALAGSLIWNAHRKHRSLSQEAEKETVFNLKSIEDPQKSVATTFEHMAFLLKEIRLSLDSSLDGLFQQSPDRLRAERKRLSKIQQWSNIISANVFKAMRLLDQKNLAVTHKYPQTVRRLQKLTDGHRDIVLRAYTHVGNHHKGLLPVQIKELEQVRELLDQILLEVEETFNHKQTANLSRLTAKDRQLRDLAAELNIKQVARIQDSASKTRLSILYYAIVGNAMMLSKQNLELLEIFNLSFGEIEETL; encoded by the coding sequence ATGAGCACTGAACTTCTTCTAATCGGGGTCGGCATCCTCGCCGTAATCGCAATTCTGGATATTATGGTCGGGGTCAGCAATGATGCGGTAAACTTCCTTAATTCATCGATTGGTTCCCGGGTAGCACCCAGAGCAACCATCATGGTTATCGCCAGTTTCGGTATCATGGCCGGCGTAACTTTTTCTAGTGGCATGATGGAGGTAGCCCGCAAGGGAATTTTCCATCCTCAGTACTTTACCATGCCGGAATTACTCACAATTTTCCTGGCGGTAATGATCACAGACATTATTCTGCTAGACCTTTTCAATACTTACGGCCTGCCCACTTCAACCACGGTCTCCGTGGTCTTTGAACTGCTCGGTGCCGCTGTAGCCGTGTCATTGCTTAAGATCATGCAGGCCGGCGAGAGCTTCGCCAGCATTGCCCAGTACATCAACTCGGCCAAGGCAATCACCATTATTATGGGGATTTTGCTCTCAGTTGCGATTTCATTTGTCCTGGGTGCTATCGTGCAGCTCCTGACCCGTCTACTCTTCACCTTTGATTACCAGAAGCGCCTCAAGCGCTACGGAGCTCTTTGGGGCGGTGTAGCAATGTCCTCCATCGCCTATTTTATTCTGGTCAAAGGAGCCAAAGGCGCGTCCTTCATGACCAAGGAAAATTTGCTTTGGATCAAGAGCAACACTCCTCTGCTGCTTCTGATTATCTTTCTTGTTTCCGCTATCTTCCTGCAAATCTGGCAAATGCTGCGGTTTAACATTCTTAAACCGATTGTTCTGGTCGGCACCTTCGCTCTGGCTATGGCCTTTGCCGCCAACGACCTGGTCAACTTTATTGGCGTCCCTCTGGCCGGCTTCCAGGCCTTTAAAACCGCCACAGCAACAGCCAACCCCCTCACTGCGACCATGGGCGCCCTGGGCATGAAGGCTCAGGCGAACACCCTGTTCCTCCTGTTGGCCGGCGGTATCATGGTCCTGACCCTGTGGCTCTCGAAAAAAGCCCGCACGGTTACCGAAACCGAGCTCAGCCTCAGTCAACAGGATGAGGGCAATGAACGTTTTGAATCGATCTTTCTCTCCCGGGCGCTGGTCCGCCTGGTGCTGCACATCTTTGAAACCGCCTGCCTGATCATCCCCAAAGGCCTGCGCAGCGTTATCAGCCACCGACTCGACACCCGTGCTGCTGCAGCCCATCTTGGGGGAGATGAGCGTCCCTCCTTCGACCTGCTGCGGGCCTCGGTCAACCTGATGGTCGCCAGTGCCGTTGTTTCCTATGCCACCTCCAACAAGCTGCCCCTTTCGACCACGTATGTCACCTTCATGGTCGCCATGGGCAGCTCCTTTGCCGATCGGGCCTGGGGCCGGGATAGTGCCGTCTACCGTGTAACCGGCGTCCTCGCCGTCATCGGCGGCTGGTTCATGACAGCCATCATCGCCTTTACCTTTGCCGGCCTGTTTGCCACCATTATTTTTTACGGAAAAGGCTTTGGCGTTCTCTTCTTATTGGCCCTTGCCGGCAGCCTGATCTGGAATGCGCATCGCAAACACCGCAGCTTGTCCCAAGAGGCGGAAAAAGAAACGGTCTTTAACCTCAAGTCGATCGAAGATCCGCAGAAAAGTGTCGCGACGACCTTCGAACATATGGCCTTTTTGCTTAAAGAGATCCGCTTGTCCCTCGATTCGTCTCTGGATGGCCTCTTTCAGCAAAGTCCGGACCGCCTGCGAGCAGAGCGTAAAAGATTAAGCAAAATCCAGCAGTGGTCCAATATTATCAGTGCCAATGTTTTCAAGGCGATGCGCCTGCTTGACCAGAAAAATCTTGCGGTGACTCATAAATATCCTCAGACCGTTCGACGTCTGCAAAAGCTCACTGACGGGCATCGTGATATTGTGCTCCGCGCCTATACCCATGTAGGCAATCATCACAAAGGACTACTTCCGGTACAGATAAAAGAACTGGAGCAGGTACGAGAACTGCTGGACCAAATCCTGCTCGAAGTGGAAGAAACCTTTAATCACAAACAGACCGCAAACCTCAGCCGACTTACGGCAAAAGATCGTCAATTGCGGGACCTCGCTGCCGAACTCAACATTAAACAGGTGGCACGAATTCAGGACAGCGCCTCCAAAACGCGCTTGAGCATCCTTTATTATGCAATTGTCGGTAATGCGATGATGCTTTCCAAACAGAATCTGGAACTGCTGGAGATTTTCAATCTTTCCTTTGGAGAAATCGAGGAAACTCTCTAG
- a CDS encoding zinc ribbon domain-containing protein YjdM, translated as MSDFPSCAKCGSEYTYEDREMYICPECGHEWLKDSVAETEETEKVIRDAHGNELKDGDAVTVIKDLKVKGSSAVVKVGTKVRNIRLVDGDHDIDCKIDGIGAMKLKSEFVKKA; from the coding sequence ATGAGTGATTTTCCCAGTTGTGCAAAGTGTGGTTCCGAATATACCTACGAGGATCGGGAGATGTACATCTGTCCGGAATGTGGCCACGAGTGGCTGAAAGATAGTGTTGCCGAAACGGAAGAAACCGAAAAGGTAATTCGGGATGCTCACGGCAATGAGCTTAAAGATGGCGACGCCGTGACGGTGATCAAGGACCTCAAAGTTAAGGGATCCTCGGCAGTTGTTAAGGTGGGGACCAAGGTAAGAAATATCCGACTGGTGGATGGTGATCACGACATCGACTGCAAAATCGATGGTATCGGTGCGATGAAGTTGAAGTCGGAGTTTGTGAAGAAAGCCTAG
- a CDS encoding PFL family protein, whose amino-acid sequence MLIHPEEILETINMVSHQHLDIRTVTMGISLRGCSHPDIKVFNKNVYNRILSCAEKLVQTTEEIESLYGIPVINKRISVTPIAIAAESCETDDYSSVAETLDRVAQEIGVDFIGGFSALVQKGMTHGDLNLINSIPKALASTEKVCASVNVATTKAGINMDAVAMMGRTIKQAAELTGDRKGIGCAKLVIFANAPEDNPFMAGAFHGVGEPDCVINVGVSGPGVVNAAVRALDNPTFGDIAECIKKTAFKITRMGEMVGKEVARRLNAQFGVLDLSLAPTPAVGDSVAAILEAMGLESCGTHGTTAALALLNDAVKKGGAMASSSVGGLSGAFIPVSEDQGMIRAVQRGSLSLDKLEAMTCVCSVGLDMIAVPGDTSAATLSAIIADEMAIGMINKKTTAVRIIPAPGTEEGDMVEFGGLLGSAPVMPVHNFSSEDFIARGGRIPAPIQSLTN is encoded by the coding sequence ATGCTTATCCATCCTGAAGAGATCCTTGAAACCATCAACATGGTTTCCCATCAGCACCTTGATATCCGTACTGTCACCATGGGCATCAGCCTGCGTGGCTGCAGCCATCCAGATATCAAGGTGTTCAACAAGAATGTCTATAACCGAATTCTGAGCTGCGCTGAGAAGCTGGTCCAGACGACCGAAGAGATCGAAAGCCTTTACGGCATTCCGGTGATTAACAAGCGGATTTCCGTGACCCCTATCGCCATTGCCGCGGAGAGTTGCGAGACCGATGACTACAGTTCTGTAGCTGAGACCCTTGATCGTGTGGCACAGGAAATAGGCGTTGATTTTATCGGCGGTTTCAGTGCCCTGGTACAGAAGGGCATGACCCACGGCGACTTGAATCTGATCAATTCCATTCCCAAGGCACTGGCTTCGACGGAAAAAGTTTGCGCTTCAGTAAATGTGGCTACCACCAAGGCCGGTATTAATATGGATGCCGTGGCTATGATGGGACGGACTATCAAGCAGGCTGCGGAATTGACCGGCGATCGTAAAGGCATCGGTTGCGCCAAGCTCGTCATTTTTGCCAACGCTCCTGAAGATAATCCCTTTATGGCCGGTGCTTTTCATGGCGTCGGCGAACCGGACTGTGTCATCAATGTCGGGGTCAGTGGCCCCGGCGTGGTCAATGCGGCGGTTCGCGCCTTGGATAATCCGACTTTTGGCGATATCGCCGAATGTATCAAGAAGACCGCCTTCAAAATCACCCGTATGGGCGAGATGGTCGGCAAGGAGGTAGCCCGCCGGCTCAACGCCCAATTCGGGGTTCTCGATCTGTCATTGGCACCGACCCCGGCCGTCGGCGACAGCGTGGCGGCGATATTGGAAGCCATGGGATTGGAAAGCTGCGGGACCCATGGTACGACCGCTGCTCTGGCTCTGCTGAACGATGCGGTCAAAAAGGGGGGCGCCATGGCCTCATCTTCTGTAGGCGGTTTGAGCGGAGCATTCATTCCCGTGAGCGAGGATCAGGGTATGATTCGTGCCGTACAGCGGGGTTCCCTTTCGTTGGACAAGCTCGAGGCCATGACCTGTGTCTGTTCCGTCGGCCTCGATATGATTGCCGTGCCCGGCGATACTTCAGCGGCGACTCTGTCCGCGATTATCGCCGACGAGATGGCGATCGGCATGATTAACAAGAAAACTACAGCCGTTCGCATAATCCCTGCACCTGGAACTGAAGAAGGGGATATGGTGGAGTTTGGCGGCCTGCTCGGCAGTGCTCCGGTGATGCCGGTGCATAACTTCAGTTCTGAGGACTTTATTGCCCGGGGCGGTAGAATTCCTGCGCCTATTCAGTCTCTTACTAATTAA
- a CDS encoding TIR domain-containing protein produces MKVFLSWSGQRARALAEVLRDWLPEVLQAVQPWLSPEDIPLGPHWASEIAHRLENADAGIICLTQENVHPRWLRFEAEALSSSLTAPLSIYALDLIPADIGGPLSPFQCAIAKKESTYRLIDSLNTLSGKYMMTEENLKRVFEIQWPVLEDLLRSVSELKTEEKDNKKHKSFEEKLDEALDLLHSLCASNSPTSTQSGRSQTLRPKIFHSQPRVFVSSSIEGLHIAETIQADLEAIAECTIWTQEISSENFENIVNIAADFDYAIIVLTVDDILIKNETERLGPRDNIVFELGLFTGTLGRAHTFMVLCKDDPIHLPSDLVGVTVAMYSRRSADNLKTALDPVCIQIKRAMGVA; encoded by the coding sequence ATGAAAGTTTTTCTTAGTTGGTCTGGACAAAGGGCGCGGGCTCTCGCCGAAGTGCTCAGAGATTGGCTTCCGGAGGTTCTGCAGGCTGTACAACCCTGGTTATCACCCGAAGACATCCCCTTAGGACCCCATTGGGCTTCTGAAATTGCGCACAGGCTCGAGAATGCTGATGCCGGCATCATTTGTCTTACGCAAGAAAATGTCCATCCACGATGGCTAAGATTTGAAGCTGAGGCGTTATCTTCAAGCTTGACGGCACCTCTCAGCATCTATGCTCTTGATCTCATCCCCGCCGATATCGGTGGACCTCTATCTCCGTTTCAATGTGCCATAGCAAAGAAAGAAAGTACCTATAGATTGATCGATTCCCTGAATACACTTTCAGGGAAATATATGATGACCGAAGAAAACTTAAAAAGGGTTTTTGAAATTCAATGGCCTGTTCTTGAAGACCTATTACGATCAGTTTCAGAATTAAAAACAGAAGAGAAAGATAATAAAAAACACAAGTCATTCGAGGAAAAATTAGACGAAGCTCTTGACTTGCTCCATTCTCTCTGTGCCTCTAATAGCCCAACATCGACCCAATCGGGGCGTAGCCAAACGTTGCGACCAAAAATATTCCATTCTCAACCAAGGGTTTTTGTTAGCTCTTCAATCGAAGGTCTTCATATTGCCGAGACCATTCAAGCCGATTTAGAAGCCATTGCAGAATGCACAATATGGACCCAGGAGATTTCAAGCGAAAACTTTGAAAATATTGTAAATATCGCAGCTGACTTTGATTACGCCATTATTGTGCTCACAGTTGATGACATCCTGATTAAAAATGAAACCGAAAGACTTGGACCAAGAGATAATATCGTCTTTGAACTTGGGCTATTCACGGGAACCTTAGGAAGAGCCCATACTTTCATGGTTCTATGTAAGGACGATCCGATACACCTCCCATCGGACTTAGTCGGTGTTACGGTTGCGATGTATTCAAGACGATCTGCCGACAATCTAAAGACTGCCCTCGACCCGGTTTGTATCCAAATTAAACGGGCAATGGGCGTTGCATAG